DNA sequence from the Streptomyces sp. CA-210063 genome:
TCGGCGGGCGCGGCGATCCGCACCCGTCGGTCCTTGACGGTCAGCGTGTACGCCTCCGAGCTCGACTTTCCCGTCCCGTCGATCGCCAGCTCGACATCCCCGTCCCGGGGCTCCGTCTCCCCGACGTACGCCAGCCCCAGCTCCCCGGCGGTCAACCGCCCCTCGTCCGCCAGCGCCGCGTTCCGTACGACGACCCGGCCCCCGGCGGCGGGCTTCCAGCCGGGACCACGGGCGGCCTCGTGCTGCCGTACGGCGGGGATGGTCCGAGGCTTCTGGGACAGCGGATACGTACGCGACGGCGACGGAGACACGGACGGCGAGCCCTCGGCGGCGCTCACGGACGACGGCTCCCGCGACGGCTCCGACCCGCCCGGCCACACGGTCACGGCCACCGCGACCGCCCCACCGGCCAGAACAACTCCCGCGCCGAGGAGCAACCCCTTGGACGTGATCGCCGTCTTCCTGCTCGGAGCTCTCCGCCGACCACGGTTCACGACGCGTCCCCGGCCCCGGTCCCGGTCCCGGTCACCATCCACGACATCTCACGCACCTCTCGCCCGTACCTGCCCCCGCTCTCACTCCCGGCTCTCTCCCGAGCCCCTTCTCGAACCTACGGCCTCCCACCACCCCACCCGTCCACCACAGCTTCCGAAACTCTCCCGTTCGGGTGAAATTCGGTCATCGAACGGACAGCCCATGACCCGCCTCGATAACGTGGTGGCACATCTCGCACACCCTGCCCTGCCGGCCCCTACGCATCGCCGAGGATCCACGCTGCCCCCGCACCGTCTTCCCCACCTCCCCGGCCAGGTCGCCATACCGGAGCAGGACCGCACCCCCGGCCCGTCGGCACTGGAGCGGTTCAACGACGCGCCCGCCGACACCGCCCGCCAAGCCCTCCTCACCTGCCTGCGCAGCCTCCGCTGGGCCCACCGCCTCACCGACCACCGCGCCTACCCCGACCTCGACGCCCTACTCGCCGCGTCGGACGAGGCCGCGTACGACCTCACAGCCGCCGACCTCGCCGAGGCCCTGGCCGGCGAAACCCTCCCCACCCTCCCCCCGGACACCTACGGCGTGGCCCACACCGCCCTCAACGCCGCCCACGCCGCCTACGAGGCCCGCTTCGGCCACGTATTCGTGATCTCCCTGGACGGCAGGCCCCCGGCCGAGCTCCTCGACCGCACCCTGGAGGGCATCCGCTCCCGCCTGGCGAACGACCCGGAGGAAGAACGAACAGTGGTGGCGGAAGAACTCCGCCGCCTGGCGAGACACCGCCTCACACAGCTGCTGGGGAACTTTTCAGCCCCCGCCAGGCATTAGCAGGGGCACGGGGAACCGCGCGACCAGCCACAACGAACCCGCATCCGGCGACGCACAGGACCCCCACCCCGGAAGCCGCCCGGTACTCACCCTTACGTGCACCTTTGTATGCCAGTTTGATCACACCAACCATCCCGGCTTAAGCCAAGTGCAACGACGTCGCTACCATGGCCGGGGCCGGTGGACCGTACCCGGCCGGGTCAGACCGACAAGCAAGCCGGCCGGCCCCAATCCCCGCTCCCGGAGGGTTCTTCCGTGCCGGCTGGAACGCTGTACCGCGGCCGGGAAGGAATGTGGTCCTGGGTGGCTCATCGAGTCACCGGCGTCCTCATCTTCTTCTTCCTGTTCGTACACGTGCTGGACACCGCTCTCGTACGTGTCTCCCCCGACGCCTACGACAAGGTCGTGGCCACGTACAAGACGCCGATCGTCGCGCTGCTGGAGTACGGCCTCGTCGCCGCCATCCTCTTCCACGCGCTCAACGGTCTTCGGGTCATCGCCGTCGACTTCTGGTCGAACGGCCCCCGTCACCAGAAGACGATGCTCTGGACCGTCGTCGGCATCTGGCTCGTGCTGATGATCGGGGCCCTGTACCCCGTCCTCGGCCACGCCGTCCGTGAAGTCTTCGGGAGCTGAGGCAGATGTCCGCCACTGAAACCACCGCATCCGGCATCGGCCCCGTCGAGGGCGCCGGCGCGCTGTCGGGCTACAGCCCCGACAACCCGGCCCCCGTCATCGAGCCGCCCCGCAAGCGCACCAAGAAGACCCCCAGGTCGACCCGCGGCAACTTCGAGATGGTCGCATGGCTCTTCATGCGCCTGTCCGGCATCGTCCTGGTCGTCCTGGTCATCGGCCACCTGCTGATCCAGCTCGTCCTCGACGGCGGCGTCTCCAAGATCGGCTTCGCGTTCGTCGCGGGCCGCTGGGCGTCCCCGTTCTGGCAGACCTGGGACCTGCTGATGCTGTGGCTCGCGATGCTGCACGGCGCCAACGGCCTGCGCACGGTCATCAACGACTACGCGGAGCGCCCGAACACCCGCCTGTGGCTCAAGGGTCTGCTCTACACCGCCACGGTGTTCACCATCCTGCTGGGCACGCTGGTGATCTTCACCTTCGACCCGAACATCCGATAGGCACGGGGCTGAGGTAACCGATCATGAAGATCCACAAGTACGACACCGTCATCGTGGGCGCCGGCGGCGCCGGTATGCGCGCGGCCATCGAGTCCACGCAGCGCAGCCGTACCGCCGTGCTGACCAAGCTGTACCCCACCCGCTCCCACACGGGCGCCGCGCAGGGCGGCATGGCCGCCGCGCTCGCCAACGTGGAGGAGGACAACTGGGAGTGGCACACCTTCGACACGGTCAAGGGCGGTGACTACCTGGTCGACCAGGACGCCGCCGAGATCCTGGCGAAGGAGGCCATCGACTCCGTCCTCGACCTGGAGAAGATGGGCCTGCCGTTCAACCGCACGCCCAACGGCACGATCGACCAGCGCCGCTTCGGCGGTCACAGCCGGAACCACGGCGAGGCCCCGGTCCGCCGCTCCTGCTACGCGGCCGACCGCACCGGCCACATGATCCTCCAGACGCTGTACCAGAACTGCGTCAAGCACGGCGTGGAGTTCTTCAACGAGTTCTACGTCCTGGACCAGCTGATCACCGAGGTCGACGGCGTCAAGAAGTCCGCCGGTGTCGTGGCGTACGAGCTGGCGACCGGCGAGATCCACGTCTTCCAGGCGAAGGCCGTGATCTACGCGTCCGGCGGCTGCGGCAAGTTCTTCAAGGTGACGTCGAACGCGCACACGCTGACCGGTGACGGCCAGGCGGCCGTGTACCGCCGGGGTCTGCCGCTGGAGGACATGGAGTTCTTCCAGTTCCACCCGACCGGCATCTGGCGCATGGGCATCCTGCTGACGGAGGGCGCCCGCGGTGAGGGCGGCATCCTCCGCAACAAGGACGGCGAGCGCTTCATGGAGAAGTACGCGCCGGTGATGAAGGACCTCGCGTCGCGAGACGTGGTGTCGAGGTCCATCTACACGGAGATCCGTGAGGGCCGCGGCTGCGGTCCCGAGGGCGACCACGTCTACCTGGACCTCACTCACCTCCCGCCGGAGCAGCTGGACGCCAAGCTCCCGGACATCACCGAGTTCGCGCGGACGTACCTCGGTATCGAGCCCTACACGGACCCGATCCCGATCCAGCCGACCGCGCACTACGCCATGGGCGGCATCCCGACGAACGTCGAGGGTGAGGTCCTGCTCGACAACACCACCGTCGTCCCGGGCCTGTACGCCGCCGGTGAGGTCGCCTGTGTCTCCGTGCACGGCGCCAACCGTCTCGGCACCAACTCGCTGCTCGACATCAACGTGTTCGGCAAGCGGGCCGGCATCGCCGCCGCCGACTACTCCCAGAAGGCCGACTTCGTCGAGCTGCCGGAGAACCCGGAGTCACTGGTCGTCGAGCAGATCGAGCGGCTGCGCTCGGCCACGGGCAACGAGCGCGTGGCGGAGCTGCGGCGCGAGCTGCAGGAGACCATGGACGCCAACGTCATGGTGTTCCGCACCGAGCAGACGATCAAGACGGCCGTCGAGAAGATCGCCGAGCTGCGCGAGCGCTACAAGAACGTGTCGATCCAGGACAAGGGCAAGCGGTTCAACACCGACCTCCTGGAGGCCGTCGAGCTGGGCAACCTGCTCGACCTGGCCGAGGTCATGGCCGTGTCGGCCCTCGCCCGCAAGGAGTCCCGCGGCGGTCACTACCGCGAGGACTACCCGAACCGCGACGACGTCAACTTCATGCGCCACACCATGGCGTACCGCGAGGTGGGCGACGACGGCGCCGAGTCCATCCGTCTCGACTACAAGCCGGTCGTCCAGACCCGCTACCAGCCGATGGAGCGTAAGTACTGATGGCTACACCCACCCTGGACAAGGCGGACAGCGCCGGCAAGCCGGAAGCCGGCTTCGCCGACTCCCCGTACATCACCGCCACGTTCCGCATCCGCCGTTTCAACCCCGAGGTCTCGGCGGAGGCGGTCTGGGAAGACTTCCAGCTGGAGATCGACCCCAAGGAGCGTGTCCTCGACGCGCTGCACAAGATCAAGTGGGATCAGGACGGTTCGCTGACCTTCCGTCGCTCCTGCGCGCACGGCATCTGCGGCTCGGACGCCATGCGGATCAACGGCAAGAACCGCCTCGCGTGCAAGACGCTGATCAAGGACATCAACCCGGAGAAGCCCATCACGGTCGAGGCCATAAAGGGCCTCACGGTCCTCAAGGACCTGGTCGTGGACATGGAGCCGTTCTTCCAGGCGTACCGGGACGTGATGCCCTTCCTGATCACGAAGGACACCAACGAGCCGACGCGCGAGCGTTTCCAGACCGCCGAGGACCGCGAGCGCTTCGACGACACGACGAAGTGCATCCTCTGCGCCGCCTGCACGTCCTCGTGCCCGGTGTTCTGGAACGACGGCCAGTACTTCGGTCCGGCCGCGATCGTCAACGCCCACCGCTTCATCTTCGACTCGCGTGACGAGGCCGGTGAGCAGCGTCTGGAGATCCTCAACGACCGGGACGGTGTGTGGCGTTGCCGTACGACCTTCAACTGCACGGACGCCTGTCCGCGCGGTATCGAGGTCACGAAGGCGATCCAGGAGGTGAAGCGGGCGCTCATCACGCGCCGCTTCTGATCCGCCGCCGGTGTTCGTGACGGAAGGCCCGCAGGTCCGCCTGCGGGCCTTCCGTCGTTTCCGGTTGCGTGCGCGCAGGTCCGCCTGCGGGCCTTCCGTCGTTCCCGGTTGCGTGCGGGCCCACGCACGAGGGCCTCGTCCTCACGCGAAGCTCCTGGGAAGCTCCGCGGCGGACGAGGCCCTTCGGTCGATCACCTCGGCGGTGATCCTCAGCGCGATCAGCCGCGCAGGACACGGCCCTGCGAGTCGGTGCGGTCGTTGCTCGTGAGGAACAGGATGCCGTCGATCAGGGCCCAGAAGCCCAGACCACCGCAGGTGAGGAGCTGGGCGACGCCCACGCCGACGGAACCGACGTAGAAACGACCGATGCCGAGCGTGCCGAGGAAGAGCTGCAGGATGCCCGCGACGATCTTCGACTTGTCGGAGTACGGGCGACCCTGCGGGTCGTGGCCGAAGGGAGCGTCAGGGGTGGGGACGGTCATGGAAGTAACTCCTGGATGTACTGACTGAATAACCGAAGCGGATTGCTTCGGGGGGATCGCAGGAGAGAAGGCGCGGCGATGACCGGCAGCGATCGGGCACGGCGAACACCGGCCAACGATCGAGCACGACGTAATCCCCCGTCATCCCCCCTGTCGCCGTTGCAGCGTAGTGAGACACCTGGGACGGATGGGAGTGGATTCAGGCGATCGTTCCGATTCCGTGATCCGATTCCAGCCAACTTGCGACAACTGACCGACGTAAAGCGGGCGTAAGGGATTTACGGGGGTCCGCAGGGGGAAGGAGACAGGGCTCGGCCGTGCCCGCTCAGTGAAGGTTGCGGACGATCGTCCACGTCACCGCGATGCCGAGGATCAACGCCTGGGTGCGGGGCTTCGGTTCGGGGCGCCAGCGGCGGCCGCGCAGGCCCTCGACGAACCAGCGGCCCAGCAGCGCGAGCGCGAAGGGCGCGGCGAGGAGCAGTACCCGGTTGTCGTGCCAGGCGGCGGCGAACTGGCCGTGCATCAGGTCGTACACCATGCGGCTGCCGCCGCAGGCGGGGCAGAGCAGCCCCGTGACATAGCGGAACGGGCACTGGGGCAGCAGATGGCCGGGCTCGTGCGGGTTGGTGCCGTACAGATACGCGGCGCCCGCCAGCCCGGCGGCGGCCACCGCGAGGGGGGCCGCCGCCGGATGCCGGAGGACGGTGAGGCCGCGCTCAGCCACGCAGGACACGTCCGTTGGAGTCCGTGGTGTTGCTGCTCGTCAGCAGGATGATGCCGTCGACCAGCGCCCAGATGCCGAAGCCGCCGCAGGTGAAGAGCTGCCCGAGGCCGAGGCCGACGTGACCGATGTAGAAGCGGCCTACGCCGAAGGAGCCGAGGAACAGCGAGAGGATGCCCGCGACGATCTTCGACTTGTCGGAGTACGGGCGGCCGTAGGGGTCGTAGCCGTACGGGGCGTTGGGGTCACCCGTGTAGCTGCCGGCGCCGGGGGGTGCCTGGTAGCCGCCGCCCTGCGGATAGCCGCTCTGCTGCGGGTAGCCGCCCTGCTGCGGGTAGCCGTAGGCGGCCTGGTCCGCTCCCGGCTGGTAGCCGGGCTGCGGGGCGCCGTACGGGTTGGCGCCCGGCTGGCCGGGGGCGGCGGGGTACCCGTATCCGGGCTGCTGCGGCGGCTGCGGGGGCTGAGCGGGCTGCTGGGGCTGCTCGGTCACGGTACTGACTCCTGCGTTGTTGAGTGCTTGAGCGGCTGAATAGCTGAATATGGGCTGTCCGTCATATTGCAGGAGGGAAGGGCCCGGAGAGAAGTTGTTACTTCGACCGGTCCCCACCCGGCACCCGCATGTGGGCGGAGTCACAGCCCTTGATCACAGGTGGCTGAGGACCGTCGGTCCGTGATCTCCGTGTCCTTGGCGAGCAGCATCGCCTTGCTGAGGATGACAGTGAGCATACGGTCGCCCTCATAAGGGAGACAGCCGGTCCGCGTGGTTCGGTTCCCGTCGCTGGTGGCCGACTTGGGGACGATGCCCCGTCGGACGCTGCTGGAGCGGCTCGTTCCGGGCTCGCGATCGCCGACCGGTGCACCCTTGAGGGGCGCTTCCTTCAGGTCACGGGCGAACCGCACACGTACCGGATCCATATCCTGCTCGGCTCGGGCGACATGTCGCCGACGACCGATACCTGTTGCCAGGTCGGGTCATTGCCCACGCCGGCCACCCTCACGAACAGGTCGACGTCGCACAACACTTGGGAGAGGACGAGCGGCGGTATCTCAGTGAGGGGGACCGGGTCGACCAGATCGCGACGGTCGGGGCAGGCCACATGGTGTACTCACCGCTCCAGCAGGGGGCGTGGTTCTGCGGGGCGTTGAGCGGATAGGGGCCGGCAGGAACCGGCCGGCGGTCAGCTCGCCCTCGGCGAGGACGCAGAAGGAGCCGGACTGCCAGAAGTTGACCCACCCACCGAGCCGGTCCACAGCGTGGTGCCGCCGCGCGATCCCCCTGCCGAGAAACGCTGTACCGAGTGGCTGGACCACCTGGCCCAGCGCCGGCAGAAGGAGACAGAGCGATGACCAGCTTCCACCCATGGGACGAGGTCAAGGAAGAGGTCTTCGACACCGAGGACCTGGACGCGATCGTGGCGGGTGCCCGGCGGATGGTCTCGGAGGCGCGGGCGCACCGGCTCGCCGAGATGCGCAGGCAGCTCGGGCTCACCCAGCGGGAGGTCGCCGACCGTATGCACGTACGGCAGGAACGGGTGTCCGCCATCGAGCGCGGCAGGACCGAGTCCGCCGAGGTGGGGACGGTGGCGGCCTACGTCGAGGCGCTGGGCGGGGAGCTGGAGATCGTCGCGAACTTCAACGGGACCCGGGTGGTGGTGGCATAGCTCTCCACGTTCTCCACTGGCCGGATACCGTTCAACTCATGCGACGCATGGGGCAGTTGCTACAGACTGCCACTCATGAACGCCCTGAGGAAGGCCGCCGCCGCACTGTCGGCCGCGGCCGCGATCCTGATCGCGATACCCCCCACCGCCTCGGCAACGCCCGCCCCGCATCAGACGTACGGCGGCACGCTCGTCCGGGAGAACTTCAATCACCTCCCCCTCGGCCCGGTGACCAAGGGCCGGGGCTGGACCACCGACACATCCAACGGCACCCTGACCGTCGAGCCCAGCGCCGACGGCCGGGGCCGCGAACTCCGCATCCGCACCGAGGGCAACGGCCGCGCCTTCGTCGTCCTGTCCGATCTCGCCCCGCCCGGCAACAGCTTCTGGGCC
Encoded proteins:
- a CDS encoding 2-oxo-4-hydroxy-4-carboxy-5-ureidoimidazoline decarboxylase, with translation MTRLDNVVAHLAHPALPAPTHRRGSTLPPHRLPHLPGQVAIPEQDRTPGPSALERFNDAPADTARQALLTCLRSLRWAHRLTDHRAYPDLDALLAASDEAAYDLTAADLAEALAGETLPTLPPDTYGVAHTALNAAHAAYEARFGHVFVISLDGRPPAELLDRTLEGIRSRLANDPEEERTVVAEELRRLARHRLTQLLGNFSAPARH
- the sdhC gene encoding succinate dehydrogenase, cytochrome b556 subunit, whose amino-acid sequence is MPAGTLYRGREGMWSWVAHRVTGVLIFFFLFVHVLDTALVRVSPDAYDKVVATYKTPIVALLEYGLVAAILFHALNGLRVIAVDFWSNGPRHQKTMLWTVVGIWLVLMIGALYPVLGHAVREVFGS
- a CDS encoding succinate dehydrogenase hydrophobic membrane anchor subunit, which gives rise to MSATETTASGIGPVEGAGALSGYSPDNPAPVIEPPRKRTKKTPRSTRGNFEMVAWLFMRLSGIVLVVLVIGHLLIQLVLDGGVSKIGFAFVAGRWASPFWQTWDLLMLWLAMLHGANGLRTVINDYAERPNTRLWLKGLLYTATVFTILLGTLVIFTFDPNIR
- the sdhA gene encoding succinate dehydrogenase flavoprotein subunit — its product is MKIHKYDTVIVGAGGAGMRAAIESTQRSRTAVLTKLYPTRSHTGAAQGGMAAALANVEEDNWEWHTFDTVKGGDYLVDQDAAEILAKEAIDSVLDLEKMGLPFNRTPNGTIDQRRFGGHSRNHGEAPVRRSCYAADRTGHMILQTLYQNCVKHGVEFFNEFYVLDQLITEVDGVKKSAGVVAYELATGEIHVFQAKAVIYASGGCGKFFKVTSNAHTLTGDGQAAVYRRGLPLEDMEFFQFHPTGIWRMGILLTEGARGEGGILRNKDGERFMEKYAPVMKDLASRDVVSRSIYTEIREGRGCGPEGDHVYLDLTHLPPEQLDAKLPDITEFARTYLGIEPYTDPIPIQPTAHYAMGGIPTNVEGEVLLDNTTVVPGLYAAGEVACVSVHGANRLGTNSLLDINVFGKRAGIAAADYSQKADFVELPENPESLVVEQIERLRSATGNERVAELRRELQETMDANVMVFRTEQTIKTAVEKIAELRERYKNVSIQDKGKRFNTDLLEAVELGNLLDLAEVMAVSALARKESRGGHYREDYPNRDDVNFMRHTMAYREVGDDGAESIRLDYKPVVQTRYQPMERKY
- a CDS encoding succinate dehydrogenase iron-sulfur subunit, producing the protein MATPTLDKADSAGKPEAGFADSPYITATFRIRRFNPEVSAEAVWEDFQLEIDPKERVLDALHKIKWDQDGSLTFRRSCAHGICGSDAMRINGKNRLACKTLIKDINPEKPITVEAIKGLTVLKDLVVDMEPFFQAYRDVMPFLITKDTNEPTRERFQTAEDRERFDDTTKCILCAACTSSCPVFWNDGQYFGPAAIVNAHRFIFDSRDEAGEQRLEILNDRDGVWRCRTTFNCTDACPRGIEVTKAIQEVKRALITRRF
- a CDS encoding TM2 domain-containing protein, with translation MTVPTPDAPFGHDPQGRPYSDKSKIVAGILQLFLGTLGIGRFYVGSVGVGVAQLLTCGGLGFWALIDGILFLTSNDRTDSQGRVLRG
- a CDS encoding DUF2752 domain-containing protein; translated protein: MAERGLTVLRHPAAAPLAVAAAGLAGAAYLYGTNPHEPGHLLPQCPFRYVTGLLCPACGGSRMVYDLMHGQFAAAWHDNRVLLLAAPFALALLGRWFVEGLRGRRWRPEPKPRTQALILGIAVTWTIVRNLH
- a CDS encoding TM2 domain-containing protein; amino-acid sequence: MTEQPQQPAQPPQPPQQPGYGYPAAPGQPGANPYGAPQPGYQPGADQAAYGYPQQGGYPQQSGYPQGGGYQAPPGAGSYTGDPNAPYGYDPYGRPYSDKSKIVAGILSLFLGSFGVGRFYIGHVGLGLGQLFTCGGFGIWALVDGIILLTSSNTTDSNGRVLRG
- a CDS encoding helix-turn-helix domain-containing protein; the encoded protein is MTSFHPWDEVKEEVFDTEDLDAIVAGARRMVSEARAHRLAEMRRQLGLTQREVADRMHVRQERVSAIERGRTESAEVGTVAAYVEALGGELEIVANFNGTRVVVA